The following is a genomic window from Cervus canadensis isolate Bull #8, Minnesota chromosome 25, ASM1932006v1, whole genome shotgun sequence.
TTGATCCTGGGATCTGCCTCCTCTCTTAGGTCTCCATAATGCTGCTGCTGAGCAGAGCTGTGGCCCCAGGGCTCCGACAGGCCTGCAGGTAGGCCATCCAGTTCCTCGCCCATGTCTCCTTCCCCCTGTGCTTTTATGGCACTTAGCTTAACTGCCAGGTGAAATGGCTGAGATTGTGGCCTGGGAGGAAAGGGAAAGCCACATCCCCCTTGTCCCACCCATCCCTGAGAAACTTAAGTCCCAGCTGAAGGAACCAATGGCTAACCTGGGAGAGGTACACCCCAGGCCTTCCCCCGCCCTTTCTTAGGATCAGAAGTGTGCTACTAAGAAGACTTCTCTCTCTTCCAGACTCAAGTCAACCCCGGCAAGGCTCTGCATTCGGGCCTGCTGTACAAATGATTCATTTCAGCCCCAGCGCCCCAGCTTCACCTTCTCTGGTGGTAACTCCAGCACCAGGAGATGGAGAGTCGTGGGGACGCTGCTAGGCCTCGGGGCAGTGTTGGCCTGTCATGACCAGCAGTGCAGGGTAAGTAGGGAAGGAAGGAGCTTCACTGTCAGAACCAAGGGGCCTGAGTGAGTTCCCCAGGCAACCCAGGCTTTACCACAGAGCCCATGATTACACAGTCTTCATGGTCCTCATGCACACAGCACAGATGGAATCTTCTACCTTCCCAGTGGCCATAACTTTGTGGGTTGGGtcagagtgttagtcactcagtcatgtctgactcttcgcgaccccatggacctcatcaggctcctctgtccatggaattctctaggacagaatactggagtgggttgccatgcctttttccaggggatattcctgacctgttgatcaaaccctggtctctcgAATTGTGGGCAGGTTGTtaaccgtctaagccaccagggaagcagagggtCAGAGTGAGGTGGAGTGATTTCTTCCTAACATTCTGCTCCCTTTTGCCTCAGGCTTCTCAAGAGTCACCACGCAGATATACGAGGGAGGAAGTGAAATCCCACAGCAGCCTTGAGACTGGGGTCTGGGTGACTTTAGGCTGTGAGGTCTTTGATATCACAGAATTTGTGGACATACATCCAGGGGGGGCGTCAAAGCTGATGCTAGCAGCCGGGGGTCCTTTAGAGCCCTTCTGGGCCCACTATGCTGTTCACAACCAGCCCCATGTGCAAGAGATGCTAGCTGAGTACAAGATTGGGGAGCTGAGCCCTGATGACAAGGCACCCTCCGTCCTGAAGACCTCTGATCCTTATGCGGACGATCCCACACGTCACTCAGCTCTGAAGGTCAACACCCAGCACCCCTTTAATGCGGAGCCGCCCCCTGAGCTGCTGACAGAAAACTACATCACACCCAACCCTATCTTCTTCACCCGGAATCATTTGCCTGTACCTAACGTGGACCCAGACACCTATCGCCTGAATGTAGCAGGGCCACCAGGGGGTCAGTCGCTGTGCCTGTCCCTGGATGACTTGTACCAGTTCCCTAAGCACGAGGTCACCGTCACTCTGCAGTGTGCTGGCAACCGGCGCTCCGAGATGACTCAGTTCAAAGAAGTAA
Proteins encoded in this region:
- the SUOX gene encoding sulfite oxidase, mitochondrial isoform X1 yields the protein MLLLSRAVAPGLRQACRLKSTPARLCIRACCTNDSFQPQRPSFTFSGGNSSTRRWRVVGTLLGLGAVLACHDQQCRASQESPRRYTREEVKSHSSLETGVWVTLGCEVFDITEFVDIHPGGASKLMLAAGGPLEPFWAHYAVHNQPHVQEMLAEYKIGELSPDDKAPSVLKTSDPYADDPTRHSALKVNTQHPFNAEPPPELLTENYITPNPIFFTRNHLPVPNVDPDTYRLNVAGPPGGQSLCLSLDDLYQFPKHEVTVTLQCAGNRRSEMTQFKEVRGLEWSLGAISTARWAGARLCDVLAQAGHQLCETEAHVCFEGLDSDPTGTPYGASIPLARAMDPEAEVLLAYEMNGQPLPRDHGFPVRVVVPGVVGARHVKWLGRVSVEPEESFSHWQRRDYKGFSPSVDWDTVDFDSAPSIQELPVQSAITQPKEGETIEAGEVTVRGYAWSGGGRAVVRVDVSLDGGLTWQVAELEGEEQRARKAWAWRLWHLQAPLPAGEKELNIVCKAVDDSYNVQPDTVAPIWNLRGVLNNAWHRVHVHVAP